The following proteins are co-located in the Micromonospora coriariae genome:
- the nuoK gene encoding NADH-quinone oxidoreductase subunit NuoK has translation MDGFFSVEPNYYLVLAAVLFTIGAAGVLVRRNAIVLFMCVELMLNAANLTLVTFSRINGDLNGQIMAFFVMVVAAAEVVVGLAIIMSIFRTRRSASVDDANLLKY, from the coding sequence ATGGACGGGTTCTTCTCGGTCGAGCCGAACTACTACCTGGTACTCGCCGCGGTGCTGTTCACCATCGGCGCCGCCGGGGTGCTCGTCCGGCGCAACGCGATAGTGCTGTTCATGTGCGTGGAGCTGATGCTCAACGCGGCCAACCTGACGCTGGTCACCTTCAGCCGGATCAACGGTGACCTCAACGGTCAGATCATGGCGTTCTTCGTGATGGTGGTGGCGGCGGCTGAGGTCGTGGTCGGTCTCGCGATCATCATGTCGATCTTCCGGACTCGACGCTCCGCGAGCGTCGACGACGCCAACCTGCTCAAGTACTAA
- a CDS encoding NADH-quinone oxidoreductase subunit J → MTTETVLAAAGSVPGGEAVTFWILAPLALIGAIGMVAARNAVHSALWLVLTMLCLGVFYVLQAGPFIGMVQIIVYTGAIMMLFLFVLMLVGRDSSDSLIETLRGQRVAAIALGLGFAGLIGSGVYQALDETTAVGLEQANAEGNVQGIARLLFTKYVFAFELTSALLITAAVGAMVLAHVERRKQDKMDQPATMRARFAPGNYPGPKPGPGVFATSSSVATPARLPDGRLTDRSTPAILPQRELTAEETSLKGTDK, encoded by the coding sequence ATGACCACGGAGACGGTGCTCGCCGCGGCGGGTTCGGTGCCCGGCGGCGAGGCGGTCACCTTCTGGATCCTCGCCCCGCTGGCGTTGATCGGGGCGATCGGCATGGTGGCGGCGCGCAACGCCGTGCACTCGGCGCTCTGGCTGGTGCTGACGATGCTCTGCCTGGGCGTGTTCTACGTGCTCCAGGCCGGTCCGTTCATCGGCATGGTGCAGATCATCGTCTACACCGGCGCGATCATGATGCTCTTCCTGTTCGTGCTGATGCTGGTCGGCCGGGACTCCTCGGACTCACTGATCGAGACGCTACGCGGCCAGCGGGTCGCCGCGATCGCGCTCGGGCTGGGCTTCGCCGGCCTGATCGGCAGCGGCGTCTACCAGGCGCTGGACGAGACCACCGCGGTCGGCCTGGAGCAGGCCAACGCGGAGGGGAACGTGCAAGGCATCGCCCGTCTGCTGTTCACCAAGTACGTCTTCGCGTTCGAGCTGACCTCGGCGCTGCTGATCACCGCGGCGGTCGGCGCCATGGTGCTGGCGCACGTCGAGCGGCGCAAGCAGGACAAGATGGACCAGCCGGCCACCATGCGGGCGCGCTTCGCTCCGGGTAACTATCCCGGCCCCAAGCCGGGCCCCGGAGTCTTCGCGACCTCTTCCTCGGTGGCCACCCCGGCCCGGCTGCCCGACGGCCGCCTGACCGACCGCAGCACCCCGGCGATCCTTCCGCAGCGCGAGCTGACCGCCGAGGAGACCTCGCTGAAGGGGACGGACAAGTAA
- the nuoI gene encoding NADH-quinone oxidoreductase subunit NuoI: MGTITGTFKGFGVTFSHMFRKVVTTDYPFKPPVSAPRYHGRHILNRHPDGLEKCIGCELCAWACPADAIFVEGGDNTDEQRFSPGERYASVYQINYARCIFCGLCIEACPTRSLTMSNEYELARDNRQDLIFTKEQLLAPLLEGMEQPPHPMRLGDSEKDYYVGALDNPGTSAGAEKSPMGPGRYQVEEHPGVTFPGAEQAAQRAGAGKGDGA; encoded by the coding sequence GTGGGCACGATCACCGGAACGTTCAAGGGCTTCGGGGTCACCTTCTCGCACATGTTCAGGAAGGTCGTCACCACCGACTACCCGTTCAAGCCGCCGGTGTCGGCGCCGCGCTACCACGGGCGGCACATCCTCAACCGGCACCCGGACGGGCTGGAGAAGTGCATCGGCTGTGAGCTGTGCGCCTGGGCCTGCCCGGCGGACGCGATCTTCGTCGAGGGTGGCGACAACACCGACGAGCAGCGTTTCTCGCCGGGCGAGCGGTACGCCAGCGTCTACCAGATCAACTACGCCCGGTGCATCTTCTGCGGGTTGTGCATCGAGGCCTGCCCGACCCGTTCGCTCACCATGAGCAACGAGTACGAGCTGGCCCGGGACAACCGGCAGGATCTGATCTTCACCAAGGAGCAGCTGCTCGCACCGCTGCTCGAAGGCATGGAGCAGCCGCCGCACCCGATGCGTCTGGGTGACAGCGAGAAGGACTACTACGTGGGCGCGTTGGACAACCCGGGCACCTCCGCCGGTGCGGAGAAGTCCCCGATGGGCCCCGGCCGCTACCAGGTCGAGGAGCACCCCGGCGTGACGTTCCCGGGCGCCGAGCAGGCGGCCCAGCGAGCCGGCGCGGGTAAGGGAGACGGAGCATGA
- the nuoH gene encoding NADH-quinone oxidoreductase subunit NuoH → MTPSYLAQDPTLADFGRDPWWLVLIKIVFAFAFGLVATLLGVWFERRVVGYMQVRPGPNQVGPFGLLQTLADGLKMAFKEDILPKAADKVVYFFAPTISVICAVTALAVVPFGPMVSIFGHHTPLQVTDVPVAVLLLLACSSMGVYGIVLGGWASGSTYPLLGGLRSSAQMISYEVAMGLSIVAVFMTAGTMSTSGIVAKQAHGTQLSIGGFDLPAPGWYAILLLPSFIIFFIATVGETNRAPFDLPEAESELVAGFMTEYSSLKFALFMLSEYVAMVTMSAVTTTLFLGGWRAPWPITIWEGANSGWWPMLWFFGKVIALVFVFVWLRGTLPRLRYDQFMRFGWKVLLPINLVWILVLSGLRSIEDWDTRGKMIAVGIPAGILLIATLFWPSRRPQPKPTTQEKVDSRPYGSFPLPPMDLQVPPSPRITRVVAEREPANIATGSDSREV, encoded by the coding sequence GTGACTCCGTCATACCTGGCCCAGGACCCGACGCTGGCCGACTTCGGTCGCGATCCGTGGTGGCTGGTTCTCATCAAGATCGTCTTTGCGTTCGCCTTCGGTCTGGTGGCCACCCTGCTCGGCGTCTGGTTCGAGCGGCGCGTCGTGGGCTACATGCAGGTGCGGCCCGGCCCCAACCAGGTCGGCCCGTTCGGCCTGCTGCAGACCCTCGCCGACGGTTTGAAGATGGCCTTCAAGGAGGACATCCTGCCGAAGGCGGCCGACAAGGTCGTCTACTTCTTCGCCCCGACCATCTCGGTGATCTGCGCGGTCACCGCGCTGGCGGTGGTGCCGTTCGGCCCGATGGTGAGCATCTTCGGCCACCACACGCCGCTGCAGGTCACCGACGTGCCGGTGGCGGTCCTGTTGCTGCTGGCCTGCTCCTCGATGGGCGTCTACGGCATCGTGCTGGGCGGCTGGGCGTCCGGCTCGACGTACCCGCTCCTCGGCGGCCTGCGGTCGAGCGCCCAGATGATCTCCTACGAGGTCGCCATGGGGCTCTCCATCGTGGCGGTGTTCATGACCGCCGGCACGATGAGCACAAGCGGGATCGTCGCCAAGCAGGCGCACGGGACGCAGCTGAGCATCGGCGGTTTCGACCTGCCCGCCCCCGGCTGGTACGCGATCCTGCTGCTGCCCAGCTTCATCATCTTCTTCATCGCCACAGTGGGCGAGACCAACCGGGCGCCGTTCGACCTGCCCGAGGCCGAGTCCGAGCTGGTCGCCGGCTTCATGACCGAGTACAGCTCGCTGAAGTTCGCGCTCTTCATGCTCAGCGAGTACGTCGCGATGGTGACCATGTCGGCGGTCACCACCACGCTGTTCCTCGGCGGTTGGCGTGCGCCGTGGCCGATCACCATCTGGGAGGGCGCCAACTCCGGTTGGTGGCCGATGCTCTGGTTCTTCGGCAAGGTGATCGCGCTGGTCTTCGTCTTCGTGTGGCTGCGCGGCACGCTGCCTCGGCTGCGTTACGACCAGTTCATGCGCTTCGGCTGGAAGGTGCTGCTGCCGATCAACCTGGTCTGGATCCTGGTCCTGTCGGGCCTGCGCTCCATCGAGGACTGGGACACGCGCGGCAAGATGATCGCCGTCGGCATCCCGGCCGGCATCCTGCTGATCGCCACGCTGTTCTGGCCCAGCCGCCGACCGCAGCCGAAGCCGACGACGCAGGAAAAGGTGGACAGCCGGCCGTACGGGAGCTTCCCGCTGCCACCGATGGATCTTCAGGTACCACCGAGCCCGCGTATCACGCGCGTGGTCGCCGAGCGGGAGCCGGCCAACATCGCCACCGGCTCGGACTCCAGGGAGGTGTGA